One Salvia splendens isolate huo1 chromosome 1, SspV2, whole genome shotgun sequence genomic window, TGCTACTTACCGCACCCCTCTTCTTTCTATTTGTCACTCAGGTCTTACTCAGTCAATGCCATAGATTTCGGGCTCTGGTGCTCCTTGGTAGATTTCTGGATATGGGACCTTGGGCCGTGGAACTGGTACCTTTTATGGATCTGTTGTTTGTTAACTTGTTAATGAGTTGATATTGGACTGTGTATTGACATATTTTTGCACTGTTGTACTTGTTCCCATTGCAGGCCTTATCTGTTGGAATATTTCCTTATGTCCTGAAGCTCTTACAAACTACCACTCCAGAGCTGCGACAAATTCTTGTGTTCATCTGGACAAAGATCCTAGCGCTGGATAAGGTGAATATTGAATATTTTCTCTGTAATTTCCTATTTTGAATTATTCAACATAGCTCTCATCAGTTTCCAGAAAGTGGCATTTTGTGGGAGACATCACCTTTTTGTATAGCTTTGGTTAGATCAAGTGAAATGACTACTTATACTAGCAAGCAAAACCTTGACATGCGTGTTCTTGCAGTCTTGTCAGGTCGATCTTGTGAAGGATGGAGGGCACGCATACTTCATTAGGTTTCTTGATAGTGTTGAAGCCTATCCTGAGCAACGTGCGATGGCTGCATTTGTGTTGGCCGTCATTGTAGATGGTCATAGACGGGGTCAGGAGACCTGCATTGAAGCTGGTCTTATACATGTTTGCCTCAAGCACCTCCAGTGCTCATCTCCTAACGAGGCACAAACTGAACCTTTGTTCCTTCAGTGGATATGCTTGTGCCTTGGGAAACTATGGGAGGACTTTTCAGAGGCTCAACTGTTAGGCCTGCAGGCTGATGCGTCTGCTACTCTTGCTCCTCTACTTTCCGAGCCCCAACCAGAGGTCTTACTTTTTTATGAGTTTTATTTGTTGTTAGTTTCTGGTTGAAATCTAAttctccctccgttccatagtagtggagtcattttaccattttggtacgttccatagtagtggagtcatttccctttttagtaaaagtcaacacttcttctcacttactttactctttcttactttattctctcttcatctctctacctttttcatttcctacttcattcttcctttacttaactcacttaacacaatttttcttaaatcacgtgccgaaaagaaacgcctcactACTGCGGagcggagggagtagtaatcaATGAACAGAGAGCATGTGCaaattttgtgattgttttccttAATCTCTGTACTTACAGTTGATATACATTACGTAATTTTAATGAACTTTTGTAAAGGTCCGTGCGGCAGCTGTTTTTGCTCTAGGCACTGCCCTAGATATAGGATTTGACACATCAAGAGATGGTCATGGAGATGAAGAttctgatgatgatgataaagTTAGGGCTGAAGCCAGTATTATAAAAAACCTTTTGAATATTGTTTCTGATGGAAGCCCATTGGTGCGAGCTGAAGTTGCTGTGGGTATGTACTACATCTATAGCTCTTGCCCTCTATGCTAATTGTTGTTTTATGCTAGTATCTACACATTTCCTCTATTAAGTTATTATCGCCATACCTGTTTGCAGCTCTTTCACGGTTTGCCTTTGGCCACAACAAACACCTGAAGTCAGTTGCTGCTGCATATTGGAAACCCCAATCTGGTTCTGTACTCACTTCCTTGCCATCTTTCGCACTCAAGGGTTCTAGTAGTGGCTATACCACTCCTACTCACTACATGCCTCATGGAAGTATAGTTCCTTCTCCGATCGCGCCATTATTACGAGTTGGAAATGACAGCCAGCCTGCTATTCGCGATGGGAGAGTATCCACAAGCAGCCCTCTTGCTACCTCTGGGATAATGCACGGGTCTCCCCTTTCTGATGATTCATCCCTGCATTCTGATTCTGGAGCACCAAATGACTCTGGCAGCAATGGGGTTCTTCACCATTCAAGGCGAAAACCACTTGATAATGCACTGTATTCACAATGTGTATTAGCTATGTGCAATCTGGCCAAGGATCCATCTCCACGTGTTGCATCCCTAGGAAGGCGTGTATTATCTGTTATTGGTATCGAACAAGTTGTTGCTAAATCTGTCAAGCCTGCTGGTGCAAGTGCTCGTCTCGGTGAATCAGCAGCAAGCTCCAGTCTGGCTGGACTAGCTCGTTCGTCATCTTGGTTTGAATTGAATGGAGGTACGTCTGTATTTATTGGTTAATTCTTTCTAGAGCAGCAGCTTGTACCttgtttttgttaaaaaagaagATGAACAGTGCTACATGTTTTCTAAAATTTCATGTTTTTCTCTGTTTTTTGGTTACTTTATATTCATTGTTGTAAATTTTTTCCTGTAGGAGCTCATTTGCCGCTGACTTTTAGAACTCCTCCTGTTAGTCCTCCTAGACCAAGCTACTTGACTAAAATGCGGAGAGTTTGCTCCTTGGAATTTAGACCACATCTGATTAATTCTCCAGATTCAGGGCTGGCAGACCCACTTTTAGCATCAGCAGGACCATCTGGTGCTTCAGAACGGAGTTTACTTCCTCAATCAATGATCTATAATTGGAGCTGCGGTCACTTTTCAAAGCCGCTTCTTACTGCAACAGATGATAGCGAAGACCTGATTGCTAGAAGAGAAGAAAGTGAGAAATTGGCACTCGATCATATAGTAAAATGCCAACACTCATGTAAGCCCATCACAGTAGCCTAGCCTCCTGATTCTGTATGTAATTGCTTTCTAAATGCTGTAATTCTTGGCAGCTGTGAGTAAACTGCATAATCAAATTGCCAGTTGGGATACCAAGTTCGAGACAGGCACCAAAACTGCTTTGCTGCAACCATTCTCACCTGTTGTGATTGCTTCAGATGAAAATGAAAGGATTAGGTGGGAATATGTTGTTAAAATAAATTATCCTTATGGTGAAATGTGATTTATTATCGGTCTTATAATTAGCTAATCCCTTTATATGCAATCCATTAGGGTATGGAATTATGAGGAAGCAACCCTGCTCAACAGTTTCAGTAACCATGATTACCCGGACAAAGGAGTTTCCAAGTTGTGTCTTGTAAATGAATTTGACGAGAACATGCTTCTAGTCGCATCAAGTAATTCTCTTACCTCAAGTAGAGGCCTCGATTTACAGATTTGCTGTTTTAGTAAATACTGAACTCTACTCTGCTTATGTTAAAATAGATGATGGGAATATACGGATTTGGAAAGATTACTCATCAAAAGGACAACAAAAGTTAGTTACTGCTTTCGCTTCGATTCAGGGTCACAAACCTGGTGCCCATGGTGTGAACGCTGTTGTGGATTGGCAACAGCAGTCAGGATATCTTGTATGTCATTGAACTGCTTTGCTATGTGTGCttgtattttacattttttaaagtgAAGATACACATTTTTATGTCAATGAAATCCTTTATTGTGCGTATCCAGTTTTCTTCTGGTGATATTTCATCTATCATGGCTTGGGATCTGGACAAAGAGCAGCTTGTCAATACCATTTCCTTGCCACAAGATTCTAGCATCTCGGCGCTGGTGGGTTGAAGTGCCAGAATTtgttattcatttattttgagTAGTTGTGACTCTCTGTGTTACACATGACGTTCTCACTTAATCAACAGAGCCATTTCCCATGTTCGTTATGcagttttttaattaatgaatttgCACTATGAGCTTGTAGATTAACCAAATTTCATCGAACGTGCAGGCTGTTTCTCAAGTTCATGGAGGTCAATTTGCTGCTGGTTTTGTGGATGGTTATGTCAGATTATATGATATTCGTACTCCTGAGATGTAAGATATCTTTCATATGTTTGATTAACATACAAAGGCTCCCTACAATCATTTGTTATTGTGTACATGTTTCTGGTCTGCATGTAACTCATTTTCTTTTGCCTAAATTGGTTAGGCTTGTTACTGAAACCCGGCCTCACACTCAACGAGTTGAAAGAGTTGTTGGTATTGGCTTCCAACCTGGTCTTGAACCAGCAAAGGTGACTGTTTTCTTCCCCCAATAAACCAACCCACTGATACAGTGACGAAGAGGAAAATTAATATACAactgtgtagtttgtgtatacATGCTATAAATCTGGAAGGCGCCCATCATCACtgtttgtttccttttttttttcagattgtGAGTGCATCACAAGCAGGAAACATCCAGTTCCTAGATATGAGAAGTGCTAAAAACACGTACCTTACAATCGATGCCCATAGGGGGTCACTTACAGCTTTAGCTGTCCACAGGCACGCCCCTCTCATTGCAAGTGGCTCGGCCAAGCAACTCATCAAGGTCTTCAATCTGGAGGGCGATCCATTAGGCACTATTCGGTACTATCCCACTTTCATGGCCCAAAAGATAGGATCGGTTAGCTGCCTGACTTTCCATCCCTATCAAGTATTACTTGCTGCTGGTGCTGCTGATTCTTGTGTTTCCATATATGCTGAAGAGATTTCCCCACCAAGATGAATTCATTCTATCTCCGGACGGCCTGGCAATTAGGCTACAACTACATGGCATGCCAGTATTTGACATTTGACTGATCAATCAGAAACATCAGTCTCTTTGTATGAAGGTGCATCGCTCGGCTCGCTGTTGATGGTgtataatatacatatattaattGAGCCTCCACTCAACTCTTGGAAATGGAAGAAAGGATCGACTGATTGATTCTATGGAGGCTTTGGCAAATAATCTTTGTTTTTAGGTcaagaaaggtgtaaatatgtccattggttttttttttttttaacttttatcTTCATTTACCCTTCTGTATTTCTTTAGTgtgcttttcttttcttatcATTTCGAGCCCCTTCCATTTACTCTTCTTTTCATCAGTACTCATTAACAAACTGCAGCAACTTTGTTCGATTTGTATAGTTGAAATGGTTCCTGACTAATTAAAGTGTAATTGTTGATCTGATGTATTGGTGTTTTTCCTCCGTCACCACTGCGAGGTTAgtatacacacacacaaataaATATACATGTAGGTGCCGTTTGGCTATCATGGCTAATCAGTACtctgtcccaaggaagatgacccctttaTCGGGTGAcatacaattttattttgtgtgttaggtagAGTGAAGAAAGTaatagagagagaataaagtacagATAAAgaggtttttatttttagtaatggatcatcttgaatgagataaactaaaaaggaaagtggatcATATACATATCTTAGATTcagttgtgaaattattttagtagGGAAGgtggctatgactaattatcataagATTATTCATCTAGGGTTAAGTTGTGTGATTCAAACTGATGAATCAAAtacaatacatatttaattacgagatataatcttgcaaacttaacatcttattttttattatcaagttaaaaaaaaaccaTGAAAGTAGTTTCTTGGTGCCTAATTTTTgcaaaaatgatactccctccgtccttgaaaagtatgaaccctttcctttttagtttatcactGAAAAGTATGTACATTTTGATTGTTGATTTTTTTCTCTCTGATGAGGTGAAATCAATTCTTCACTAGTAGTAatactttaaaaactttttctatctatctctatcttactttactaattatacatTTAATCCCGTATCAAACCAAACCTTCATACCTTTTAGGAACAATATTATACTAACATCGTTGTGGTTGAATATGAGACATTTGCTGCCTTTTTTTTCACATCCAAAAAATTCTTGTAATCAACTAAGGCAAGCAGACTTAAATACATGGTGACTgaaaatcaatcaatcaatccatCCATAAATTCAATctcaagaaataagaaaaatgaaaaaaaacacCCTTTATTTTCTGGGAGAACAACTTATTTTAGGCGTTATTCAAACGACCCTAATACTTACACCACTGTTTCCaaatataccaaaaattaaataaatccaacATGGTTGAGGCGCCATAATATAACGGTCACTTCCTCCCTCCAACCATATTTTGGCTTGTGGGTCCCGATAAGCTCGGCGTCGCATTACTAGTCGGTCTGAATCTCCCATCCCCACTGCTGAACACATCAAGATCTTCAAACAATCTGTATGAAGGGATAAAGGGCTTCTGCCCTGCCCCCGTCCTCGGAATAGAGTTGGCTGCCTGCACCTCTCCAGTGTTGTAAGAGGAGGCATGGCTTGGAGCCGAGTACGTGTACGAGGGCCTCGACATAGGGGTATGACTACTGTAGTAACCCGGAGTGGAAGCCCACGGTGGAGGAGGGTATGCATATTGCAAATTTTGAGGCTGAGGCTGAGGCTGATATTGCTGTTGATATTGTGGCTGTGGCTGCGGCTGAGGTTGACGATACGCAGGTGACTGTGAGTTGTATGAAGGTTGTTGGTAAGGCGAAAGCTGTGGCAGCTGCTGTGGCTGAGGTTGAGCCCATGGGGCGACGTAATTGTTGTTCAAGGCTTTCTGCTGTGGCTGAGGTTGAGCCCATGGGGCGACGTAATTGTTGTTCAAGGCAAAGCCGTTGCTAGCAGGATAAGTCTCGGAGGAAAATATAGTACCTGGGCTAGTCGAAGAAGGTATATGGTGTGGAGAAGTAGCCTGCTCGTTCGAGCTACTACCTGTCGACAAGACGATGCTCAGGAGCTCTGCGATGTTCTGATCTTTAGTATCCACTGATGCAGGTGCGTCGATGGGAACTAGTGCATTGCTCATAGCAGGGCTCGGGGGAGCTTCTTGTGATAGCATGTCACTTTTAGCCGTATTGGAGTTTTGAGAAACATCGCTCCGAGCTTTTGAATGTCTACAGTTCAAAATATGTCCGATGAGTTGGAAAAACGATGGTATGCCGTGTAAgagtgaaaaaaaaagttaagtGAACCTTCGAGCGAGCTGTGCAAAGTCGTCTTCTTCATCGTCCTCTTCATCAATCACGGGTGCAGGCGGTGTTTCGTTAGCTGTTGCAGGCGGTGTGCTGACTTCAGATGATCTGACGTTGGATTCATGTTTCTCAGAAGTAGAGCGTGTGGGGGGAGTGGGTTCGGGTGCAAGAGGGGAACCCGAGGCTATTGCATTGTGTTTTGCAATCACACTCTGCAAGCTGTCGTTTAGTTCAAGACCCTTTACGAGAATCTCTTCGTCTCTGTACAAGAATTCAGGAGTCACAGACATAAACGTGATTAGAATAAGGAATAATGTCTAGATTCAAGAAATGCTAACCCGGTTGACCCCAACAACTGCATCAGCTTTCTCTGATTAACGCGACATTGCTCAACAAGATCAACTATGATTTCATCATTAACAGCCtgaaaggaaaaggaaattaTTTAGAATATCATCAACTATGATTTCATAATTTCTACGTGTAGGATTGTCGATGAAGATACCGAGCAATCACTTGGATCAACGGCTTGCAACATATCCGTCAAGAGCTCAAGAACATCGCGCATGGAGTTTAGGCCTGATAAACTACAAGAGTAAAAATTTAAGAAAGTCGATCAGAGCTGGATGATAAGTCCAAAGGCACGACTTTTCATGGGCTCAACGACCAACCAAGAACACAATTCGAACCTTAAAGTATCTTCAGCTGCCATTGCTTCATCAAGCCTCGTAGAAGAGCTACTTGGCATTCCATAACCTGGTCGAGGAGTCGACACTGCATGTGTAGCAGGTGGAGTATGTATTGGAGCAGCATCTGGTGGGCGACGGGGAAAGTGTACACCAAATCGCTGCCATAAAAAGCCAAGGCGGTTAATACGTCTTCCTCCCTAGAGGTGGCAGTAAAAACAATTTGAAGTACTTACCCTTAGATCTTCGTAAGCCATAGAGTACTGAGGATATCTTCCTCCCGACCCACTAAATGCCTCGTTCCATGAGGCAATCAGGGTTAGAACTTTATCTCTTACGTGCATATCAGTCTGAAAGCATTTCAGAGTAAACCTATAAGACTGAGCACGTTCTTGTTGACGAGTTTATATGAAAATACAAATCTAGAACTCATACAGGAGAATCATATAAACGCTTTTGAACTACACACAGATTTTAGCAGAAAGTATTGTGAATCATTCAAGAAAGGATAAGCAGACACAAAATTCAAATAGAAACTCGCCTTTTTCTTTACAATCTTGACCATCTCCGGAAGTATATTCTTTTCTGCAATCTGAAAATGCACATAATCTCCACAGTTCTTGACAATCGTCTCCAGAAGCTACAACGAGACATAGGAAACAAACATCAATCAATCTTGCCTCAAATAAACACTATGACCATGTTTTTCGGAACCGAAACGCGATGGAATACCGTTAAAGCCAGCAATTGAACTTTGGGGTTCTTGTGCTGCAACCGTTTCTTCACAGCTTTTACAACATCTTTAGCAAGCCTATACAGTGAGACAGAACAAAATTCTaccataaatataaaaattccaATACTTATATCCTAtaacaagagagagagagactatACATACAGCTACATAGTcaatcaaacacaaaaaatcccCCACCAACAACCCTCAATTTCTTGCTGCGGATTGAATTAtacaatatttttaatttatatcaCCACACAAGAAAGTATCATTAGCCAATTATCTACCTATTTTAACTTGAATCAAGAATCTTCATTAATACATCAAATACCAATTCCAATTCCCAAACAAAacagaatctcaacccaaaaaTATAACAATTGAACACAAAACAGTAATTAACATGTTCATAAAAACAGTAATTAGCATGTtcagaaaaacaaaaaagaaaccATGAACAAACAAACACCCACAAAAATTCAACCACCCTCAATTTTTTTTCTGTGGATTGAATTATACAATATTTTTAACTTATATCACCACACAAGAAAGTATCATTAGCCAATTATCTACCTATTTTAACATAACTTGAATCAAGAATCTTGATTAATACATCAAATACCAATTCCAATTCCCAAAGAAAGAACAAACCAGAATCTCCACAAAAAATACAGCAATtgaacacacacacaaaaaaaacagTAATCAACATGTTCACCAAAACAAAAACCcacaaaaattcaatcttttctCCACCAAACAAGATAACCCAACACAAGATAACGGTAAAGAAGTCAACTTTGCAtgagaaaacaaaaacaaaaaaacaaaatagtaaaaaaaattgacatgtGAAAAAGAAACATACATCTGATTGGAATTAACAATATCACAAATTTCCATATTGAGCGTCCAATCGGGACCGATCAAGAATTCGCTGGTAGCTTTGTCGACTCTCACAGTAGCCGAAGAAGACGAAGTAATTGATGACATCATCGTTTATCGCCTCAATTTCGGGTTGATTTTGAGAAGAATAATCAGAAAGAAAACCCAGGAACGTTTGTGGGTGAGTTTGACTATTGTGCTTCTGCAAATTCGTGAAGGAATTTTCGCTTTttcctttgttttttttataattaatttgacATTGGAAATTTGTTTCGATCTCTAATCTATACAGTTGTGCAGAAGCGTTGCTACCACGCGCTCTTGTGTTGCGCCGTGTTGCACTCGCCGCCAAACAGACTCCCCACTCTCTCTCTAACACTACTTTatttttgtttctctctctaacaattttataatataaaaatattatccGTGAagttatagtactccctccgtcccgggctactcgctcatttccttttcggctcggagattaaggaatgagtgtataggaaagtcaaaaatgacggctgtaggtgaaattttttactaaaaatggaaagagtgcaagtaacttgggacgcccaaaaaggaaataagtgcgagtagtgcgggacggagggagtattatagtactccctccgtcccccaaaattcatcaccatttgacccgatacgagttttaagaaatataatagaaagtgggttgaaaaagttggtggcatgtggatcctacttttatatattagttttataataaaatgtgagtgtgaatgagttagtggaatgtatggtccactatcaaaaatggtaaaagtgaaaggtgacaaatttttagggacggacgaaaaaggaaataagtgacaaattttcaaggaCGGGGGAGTATTTTATTTGGTAACAGTAATTATGACTCATTATTGATAAtctaatttaattatgaatatTAATTCGATAATATTTGACAAAATTATGTCATGACTATTCAGATAATATTCCTATAAAATGCGGGacaattaattttatgtaacaATCCATGCAATTTGCAACCAGTATTGAGGAGTATtctttagttttcaaaatcaaCCATCCGTAATTGATTGTACTCCTATAATATCCCAATTACCTTATTATAGTTCAATTTTGACTCGGTACGAGCTCTAAAAAAAttagttagtagaatatgaatatcatttttatatattggtttataatagaatgtgaaatGTAACGATCTGATTGAATGATGCGATCCATTTactttaaatgaattttttcaAGGAGGAAGTATAACTCATAGACCATGTTTGTTTAATGGGAAAGTAAGTTGGCAGAGAAAATGATTCATAGTAAAATGAATTCTTAACGACTTTTCTATCTAGTGTTTGAAAAATTATCAAGATCTtaaattttacatttaatttaaacacaaaACTAAAAATACAGTaatgattaaattttttactaataaaataattaataataataattattataaaattattataatgttttttaataaattaattattaaaagaaattttttaaataattagattaaaattttcttaataAGTTTTTAGTCTATAACATAATAATagcaacaataataataataataaatgataataataacataattatagttattaaTTAGTATTATAATTGAATCTAATTCATCattttaatatttcattaaaattgtattgattaattattaatagtatataataaaataataacgcACTAACTAATGAAGAGTTATTTTTTGCTATCTTTTAAATTAGTTTCTAAATATAAAagctttaatatttttaaatttctcacaaattcaaatttgatggtgaatttgaaaatttgattATTAACTTTTAATGACAAAATGATGTTTGAATTTGTTGAGAATTACATAGTTCATTAAAGTTTATATATTTAGATGCCAATATAAAAGttagaataaaaaatgaaattcattAATAATTTATGGAACCCATATCCATAAAACAACTTGTTGGAATGAAAATGctgtaatattttttataaacgAAATGAATTAGTTTAATGAATTAGAGTGGGTGTATATATATGAAATATGGCGCTACTGGATAATTTTTAGTAAAATTGCATGGCTTGGGTCCAAAATGAATGAGTCTATAATAGCTGAATACATACATATGGTATGAGACAAACATGTATCATCTTGTGTAGTTTTTGAATTTGGAttatgttgttttgtgaaacTTCTTGTCAAATGAGGGGGAGGTTCAATGAAAAGTACTTAAAGTTTGTAAAATTTAATCAAGAAAAATTTGATTCTAGTGAATGTCCACTATATCAATTATTAGATATTTAAAGTTCTATTATCAATACAAAATGGCATATTAAGACAAAAattgttaaattttaaaattaggaGTCTCGTTATGTAATCAATTCT contains:
- the LOC121746833 gene encoding regulatory-associated protein of TOR 1-like — translated: MALGDLMAASRFSQSTTAVSNHLEDFIENGNHVEEDGERNGYSSRSIVDTNDANSRDLTETASSSYVEMTTTTSMAYLPQTIVLCELRHEGFEDCVPAGPSDSGLVSKWRPRDRMKTGCVALVLCLNISVDPPDVIKISPCARMECWIDPFSMAPQKALESIGRTLNQQYERWQPKARYKYSLDPTVDEVKKLCTTCRKYAKSERVLFHYNGHGVPKPTPNGEIWLFNKSYTQYIPLPISDLDSWLKTPSIYVFDCSAAGLIVSAFIQLQDYSSSSSGAPTRDCILLAACEAHETLPQSAEFPADVFTSCLTTPIKMALRWFCTRSLLHESFDYSLIDRIPGRQTDRKTLLGELNWIFTAVTDTIAWNVLPHDLFQRLFRQDLLVASLFRNFLLAERIMRSANCSPISYPMLPPTHQHHMWDAWDMAAEICLSQLPSLVEDPNVEFQPSPFFTEQLTAFEVWLDHGSEHKKPPEQLPIVLQVLLSQCHRFRALVLLGRFLDMGPWAVELALSVGIFPYVLKLLQTTTPELRQILVFIWTKILALDKSCQVDLVKDGGHAYFIRFLDSVEAYPEQRAMAAFVLAVIVDGHRRGQETCIEAGLIHVCLKHLQCSSPNEAQTEPLFLQWICLCLGKLWEDFSEAQLLGLQADASATLAPLLSEPQPEVRAAAVFALGTALDIGFDTSRDGHGDEDSDDDDKVRAEASIIKNLLNIVSDGSPLVRAEVAVALSRFAFGHNKHLKSVAAAYWKPQSGSVLTSLPSFALKGSSSGYTTPTHYMPHGSIVPSPIAPLLRVGNDSQPAIRDGRVSTSSPLATSGIMHGSPLSDDSSLHSDSGAPNDSGSNGVLHHSRRKPLDNALYSQCVLAMCNLAKDPSPRVASLGRRVLSVIGIEQVVAKSVKPAGASARLGESAASSSLAGLARSSSWFELNGGAHLPLTFRTPPVSPPRPSYLTKMRRVCSLEFRPHLINSPDSGLADPLLASAGPSGASERSLLPQSMIYNWSCGHFSKPLLTATDDSEDLIARREESEKLALDHIVKCQHSSVSKLHNQIASWDTKFETGTKTALLQPFSPVVIASDENERIRVWNYEEATLLNSFSNHDYPDKGVSKLCLVNEFDENMLLVASNDGNIRIWKDYSSKGQQKLVTAFASIQGHKPGAHGVNAVVDWQQQSGYLFSSGDISSIMAWDLDKEQLVNTISLPQDSSISALAVSQVHGGQFAAGFVDGYVRLYDIRTPEMLVTETRPHTQRVERVVGIGFQPGLEPAKIVSASQAGNIQFLDMRSAKNTYLTIDAHRGSLTALAVHRHAPLIASGSAKQLIKVFNLEGDPLGTIRYYPTFMAQKIGSVSCLTFHPYQVLLAAGAADSCVSIYAEEISPPR
- the LOC121797906 gene encoding TOM1-like protein 6, encoding MMSSITSSSSATVRVDKATSEFLIGPDWTLNMEICDIVNSNQMLAKDVVKAVKKRLQHKNPKVQLLALTLLETIVKNCGDYVHFQIAEKNILPEMVKIVKKKTDMHVRDKVLTLIASWNEAFSGSGGRYPQYSMAYEDLRRFGVHFPRRPPDAAPIHTPPATHAVSTPRPGYGMPSSSSTRLDEAMAAEDTLSLSGLNSMRDVLELLTDMLQAVDPSDCSAVNDEIIVDLVEQCRVNQRKLMQLLGSTGDEEILVKGLELNDSLQSVIAKHNAIASGSPLAPEPTPPTRSTSEKHESNVRSSEVSTPPATANETPPAPVIDEEDDEEDDFAQLARRHSKARSDVSQNSNTAKSDMLSQEAPPSPAMSNALVPIDAPASVDTKDQNIAELLSIVLSTGSSSNEQATSPHHIPSSTSPGTIFSSETYPASNGFALNNNYVAPWAQPQPQQKALNNNYVAPWAQPQPQQLPQLSPYQQPSYNSQSPAYRQPQPQPQPQYQQQYQPQPQPQNLQYAYPPPPWASTPGYYSSHTPMSRPSYTYSAPSHASSYNTGEVQAANSIPRTGAGQKPFIPSYRLFEDLDVFSSGDGRFRPTSNATPSLSGPTSQNMVGGRK